The DNA segment GCCCCCTGGAGCACGCCGTGAACAGGACGGCCGCAGGGAGGAGGGCCGCGCTCGCGCGCCTCGTCAGTCTCATGGCTGATCTCCCTTCGTCTGTTCGCCGGGCGCCCACAATGTGCCCGTGTCGTGCGCCAGTTGCGCCATCGAAAGGAACCAGTCGGTGCGCGCCTGGGTCTCCTGGGCGCGCGCGCCCGCCAGGGCGGTCTCCGAGGTCAGGACATCGAGGATGCTCCCCACGCCGGCCTTGTAGCGTGCCGAGACGACCTCGAACGACTGTTGCGCGCTCTGCAGGAGATCGCGCGTCGTCTGCACGCGCTGCGTGGCGGTTTTCTGGTTGTAGTAGCTGCTCCAGACCTGGAAGATCGCCTGCTGCTGCAGGCTGTCGAGCCTGGCCCTGGAGGTCTCCGCCTCGGCCTCCGCCTTGAATACGTTGTACTGGTAGGTCAGTCCATTGAAGATCGGCACGGTTAACAGGAACGCAAGGCCATAGGTGTCCTGGTAGTTGTAGTCCGGGGCGTAATAGATCCGCCCGCCGTTCACGCTCGTGGTGAGCGTGGGCCTGTCCTGGGCCCTGGCGTGATCGAGGTGCGCCTGCGCCTTCTGCACGAGGGCGCGGGCCGCGGCCAGGTCCGGTCTGCGGGCCTGTGCCTGCTCGATCAGGCGATCCACCTCGTCGGTCCCCCGCGACAGCGGGACCTCCTGAACCGGGATGTCCACCTCGAAGGGCGTATTGGCGGGCAGTCCGACGGCGGTGGCGAGAACACCGCGGATCACCTGAATCTGCCCCTGCACCGTCTCGAGCTCGAGCTGGGCCTGGGACAACGCCGTCTTTGCCTGCAGGACGTCGGCGATCGTGCTGAGGCCCGCGTCGTGGCGCCTCTCCGCGGCGTCGAGATTGGCCTGGGCCTCCTTCATGGCGACCTGTTGCGCCGACTCGAGCGCCCGCGCGTTCAGGTACTGGTAGTAGGCCTGCTGGACCTGCAGGACGGCATCCTGGATGGCGGCGTTGTGCGTCCAGTCGGCGGCGACCAGGGCCTGCCGGGCCTCCTCGACCGCCGACTTCCTGCCGC comes from the Candidatus Dormiibacterota bacterium genome and includes:
- a CDS encoding TolC family protein; the encoded protein is MRTRSLHLPVALACLATAGACVHHMSAGRTAPGTAPVPGTVWSPPFSAAPGATPAATPAPTVIPPDLQKVAQGFGLNDLIDLALRNNPDTRAAWAGARAAAADLGSQRGAYYPTIFAQESTSRVKGSAVGGQFTFHSTTTNPSVVLNYLLLDFGGRKSAVEEARQALVAADWTHNAAIQDAVLQVQQAYYQYLNARALESAQQVAMKEAQANLDAAERRHDAGLSTIADVLQAKTALSQAQLELETVQGQIQVIRGVLATAVGLPANTPFEVDIPVQEVPLSRGTDEVDRLIEQAQARRPDLAAARALVQKAQAHLDHARAQDRPTLTTSVNGGRIYYAPDYNYQDTYGLAFLLTVPIFNGLTYQYNVFKAEAEAETSRARLDSLQQQAIFQVWSSYYNQKTATQRVQTTRDLLQSAQQSFEVVSARYKAGVGSILDVLTSETALAGARAQETQARTDWFLSMAQLAHDTGTLWAPGEQTKGDQP